The following proteins are co-located in the Nocardioides piscis genome:
- the guaA gene encoding glutamine-hydrolyzing GMP synthase codes for MTTPPADHDLVLVVDFGAQYAQLIARRVREARVYSEIVPHSMPVADMLARKPKAIILSGGPSSVYAEDAPGIDTSVFTAGVPVFGMCYGFQLMAKGLGGEVAHTGAREYGRTPVTVTTPGTLLAGVPESHRVWMSHGDSVAAAPAGFTVLASTDVTPVAAFENVDQGLAGVQWHPEVLHTEHGQLVLEHFLHEIAGCRQTWTMVNIVEEQVERIREQIGDDGRAICALSGGVDSAVAAAIVQRAIGDRLTCVYVDHGMMRKGETEQVRRDFEEVFSALDVVDAEDQFLDALAGIHDPEEKRKIIGREFIRTFEAAEVRVFGGLAGGDATAWLVQGTLYPDVVESGGGAGTSTIKSHHNVGGLPDDLQFELVEPLRTLFKDEVRAVGEQLGLPSTMVWRQPFPGPGLGIRIIGEVTKARLDLLREADAIAREELTRAGLDREIWQMPVVLLADVRSVGVQGDGRTYGHPVVLRPVTSEDAMTADWARLPYDVMERISTRITNEVADINRVTIDITSKPPGTIEWE; via the coding sequence GTGACGACACCCCCCGCCGACCACGATCTCGTCCTCGTCGTCGACTTCGGAGCCCAGTACGCCCAGCTCATCGCGCGGCGGGTTCGCGAGGCTCGCGTCTATTCCGAGATCGTTCCGCACTCGATGCCCGTGGCCGACATGCTGGCCCGCAAGCCCAAGGCGATCATCCTCAGCGGCGGCCCCTCCTCGGTGTATGCCGAGGACGCCCCCGGCATCGACACGTCGGTGTTCACGGCGGGCGTTCCCGTCTTCGGGATGTGCTACGGCTTCCAGCTGATGGCCAAGGGGCTGGGCGGCGAGGTCGCCCACACGGGAGCGCGTGAGTACGGCCGCACCCCCGTCACCGTCACCACCCCCGGCACCCTGCTCGCCGGGGTCCCCGAGTCGCACCGCGTCTGGATGTCCCACGGCGACTCGGTGGCGGCGGCACCAGCCGGCTTCACCGTCCTGGCCTCGACCGACGTCACCCCGGTCGCCGCCTTCGAGAACGTCGACCAGGGCCTCGCCGGGGTGCAGTGGCACCCCGAGGTGCTGCACACCGAGCACGGCCAGCTGGTCCTGGAGCACTTCCTCCACGAGATCGCGGGCTGCCGCCAGACCTGGACGATGGTCAACATCGTCGAGGAGCAGGTCGAGCGCATCCGCGAGCAGATCGGCGACGACGGCCGCGCCATCTGCGCGCTCTCCGGCGGGGTCGACTCCGCCGTGGCCGCAGCGATCGTGCAGCGGGCCATCGGCGACCGGCTCACCTGCGTCTACGTCGACCACGGGATGATGCGCAAGGGCGAGACCGAGCAGGTCCGCCGCGACTTCGAGGAGGTCTTCTCCGCCCTCGACGTGGTCGACGCCGAGGACCAGTTCCTCGACGCGCTCGCGGGGATCCACGACCCCGAGGAGAAGCGCAAGATCATCGGGCGCGAGTTCATCCGGACCTTCGAGGCGGCCGAGGTGCGCGTCTTCGGCGGCCTGGCCGGCGGGGATGCCACGGCGTGGCTCGTCCAGGGCACCCTCTATCCCGACGTCGTCGAGTCGGGCGGCGGTGCCGGCACCTCGACCATCAAGTCGCACCACAACGTCGGCGGCCTGCCCGACGACCTGCAGTTCGAGCTCGTCGAGCCGCTGCGAACGTTGTTCAAGGACGAGGTGCGCGCCGTCGGCGAGCAGCTCGGCCTGCCCTCGACCATGGTCTGGCGCCAGCCGTTCCCGGGCCCCGGGCTGGGGATCCGGATCATCGGCGAGGTCACCAAGGCCCGGCTCGACCTGCTCCGGGAGGCCGACGCGATCGCTCGCGAGGAGCTCACCCGCGCCGGGCTCGACCGGGAGATCTGGCAGATGCCGGTCGTGCTGCTCGCCGATGTCCGATCCGTCGGCGTACAAGGTGATGGGCGCACCTATGGTCACCCGGTCGTCCTGCGACCCGTCACGTCCGAGGACGCGATGACCGCCGACTGGGCCCGGCTGCCCTATGACGTGATGGAGCGCATCTCGACCCGGATCACCAACGAGGTCGCCGACATCAACCGGGTCACGATCGACATCACCTCCAAGCCCCCGGGCACGATCGAATGGGAGTGA